DNA from Devosia yakushimensis:
GGCGTCGGCCCCGGCAAGGCGCTCGATATCGCCCAGTCTGCCCCCGCACAGGGCTTTGACGTCAAGCTGGCCGGTACCAGCGAATACAAGGACATCAAGGGCGCCGATGTGGTGATCGTCACGGCCGGCGTGCCGCGCAAGCCCGGCATGAGCCGCGACGACCTGCTGGAAATCAACCTAAAGGTGATGGAGCAGGTGGGCGCGGGCATTGCCAAATACGCCAAAGACGCCTTCGTCATCTGCATCACCAACCCGCTCGACGCCATGGTCTGGGCGCTGCAGAAGTTCTCGGGCCTGCCCACCAATAAGGTGATCGGCATGGCCGGCGTGCTGGATAGCTCGCGTTTCGTGCATTTCATCGCCGAAGAGCTCAATGTCTCGGTCGAAGACGTCAATGCCTTCGTGCTGGGCGGCCATGGCGATACCATGGTGCCGCTGGCCCGCTATTCGACCGTTGCCGGCATTCCGCTCACCGACATCGTCAAGATGGGCTGGATGAGCAAGGAAAAGCTCGACAGCATCACCCAGCGCACCCGCGATGGCGGCGCTGAGATTGTCGGCCTGCTCAAGACCGGTTCGGCCTTCTATGCGCCGGCAGCTTCCGCCATTGCGATGGCCGAAAGCTACCTCAAGGACAAGAAGCGCGTGCTGCCTTCCGCCGCTTTCCTCAATGGCGAATATGGCGTCAAGGGCACCTATGTTGGCGTGCCGGTGGTGATCGGTGCCGGTGGCGCTGAAAAGGTCATCGAAATTTCACTGAACTCTGCTGAACAGAAGGCCTTCGCCAAGTCGGTTGGCGCGGTGGAAGGCCTGATCGAAGCCTGCAAGAAGATCGCGCCGAAACTGGCCTAGTTCGCTTTCGCGCAGCTTGCCACAGCGTCATCCCTGCGCAGGCGGGGATCCACTCTGGCACAGCGACGAGTATGAATAATGGATTCCCGCCTGCGCGGGAATGACGTGGTGGGAGCGAGGCGCTCCGTGACCACAGCAGATTTGCCCATCCAAGGGGAACACGAATGAACATCCACGAACACCAGGCCAAAGAGCTGCTCAAGTCCTACGGTGCGCCGGTCGCTGCGGGCGTGGCGATTTTCTCGGCTGACGAAGCCGAGGCTGCTGCCAAGTCGCTGCCGGGTCCGCTTTATGTGGTCAAGAGCCAGATCCATGCCGGTGGGCGCGGCAAGGGCAAGTTCAAGGAACTGGGGCCCGACGCCAAGGGCGGCGTGCGCCTCGCCAAGACCATCGACGATGTCGTGGCCTTCTCCAAGGAAATGCTGGGCAACACCTTGGTGACCAAGCAGACCGGGGAAGCCGGTAAGCAGGTCAATCGCCTCTATATCGAAGACGGCGCCGATATTGCCCGCGAGCTTTACACCTCGCTGCTGGTCGATCGTACCACTGGCCGCGTTTCCTTCGTGATCTCGACCGAAGGCGGCATGGATATCGAAGCGGTGGCGCATGATACGCCCGAAAAGATCATCGCCGTCGATATCGACCCGACCACTGGCGTCACCGAAGCCAACATTGCCGAGATCGTTGCGGCGCTCAAGCTCGATGGCGATGCCAAGGCGGATGCGGCCAAGCTGTTCCCGATCCTCTACAAGGCCTTCACCGATACCGACATGAGCCTGTTGGAAGTGAACCCGCTGATCGTGATGACCGACGGGCATCTGCGCGTGCTCGACGCCAAGGTGAGCTTCGACAACAACGCCGCCTTCCGCCATGAAGAGCTGAAGGCCCTGCGCGACCTCACCGAGGAAGACGCCAAGGAAATCGAAGCCTCCAAGTTCGACCTCGCTTATGTGGCGCTGGACGGCAATATCGGCTGCATGGTCAATGGCGCAGGCCTTGCCATGTCCACCATGGACATCATCAAGCTCTATGGCGCCGAGCCCGCCAACTTCCTCGACGTTGGCGGCGGCGCCTCCAAGGAGAAGGTGACGGCGGCGTTCAAGATCATCACGGCCGATCCGGCGGTGAAGGGCATTCTGGTCAATATCTTTGGCGGCATCATGCGCTGTGACGTGATCGCCGAAGGCGTGATCGCTGCGGTCAAGGAAGTGGGTCTTGCCGTGCCGCTCGTGGTTCGTCTCGAAGGCACCAATGTCAGGGAAGGCAAGGCGATCCTGGATCAATCCGGCCTCAA
Protein-coding regions in this window:
- the sucC gene encoding ADP-forming succinate--CoA ligase subunit beta translates to MNIHEHQAKELLKSYGAPVAAGVAIFSADEAEAAAKSLPGPLYVVKSQIHAGGRGKGKFKELGPDAKGGVRLAKTIDDVVAFSKEMLGNTLVTKQTGEAGKQVNRLYIEDGADIARELYTSLLVDRTTGRVSFVISTEGGMDIEAVAHDTPEKIIAVDIDPTTGVTEANIAEIVAALKLDGDAKADAAKLFPILYKAFTDTDMSLLEVNPLIVMTDGHLRVLDAKVSFDNNAAFRHEELKALRDLTEEDAKEIEASKFDLAYVALDGNIGCMVNGAGLAMSTMDIIKLYGAEPANFLDVGGGASKEKVTAAFKIITADPAVKGILVNIFGGIMRCDVIAEGVIAAVKEVGLAVPLVVRLEGTNVREGKAILDQSGLNVISADDLDDAAQKIVKAVQG
- the mdh gene encoding malate dehydrogenase; amino-acid sequence: MARKKIALIGSGQIGGTLALLAAQKELGDVVLFDVVDGVGPGKALDIAQSAPAQGFDVKLAGTSEYKDIKGADVVIVTAGVPRKPGMSRDDLLEINLKVMEQVGAGIAKYAKDAFVICITNPLDAMVWALQKFSGLPTNKVIGMAGVLDSSRFVHFIAEELNVSVEDVNAFVLGGHGDTMVPLARYSTVAGIPLTDIVKMGWMSKEKLDSITQRTRDGGAEIVGLLKTGSAFYAPAASAIAMAESYLKDKKRVLPSAAFLNGEYGVKGTYVGVPVVIGAGGAEKVIEISLNSAEQKAFAKSVGAVEGLIEACKKIAPKLA